From Triticum urartu cultivar G1812 chromosome 2, Tu2.1, whole genome shotgun sequence, a single genomic window includes:
- the LOC125536158 gene encoding putative MYST-like histone acetyltransferase 1 — protein MGSMELSTAPENGTAAAAAACNGGAAPANGGVERRLRSSAASASWAAHLPLEVGTRVMCRWRDQKPHPVKVIERRKSAASSSPADYEYYVHYTEFNRRLDEWVKLEQLDLDTVEADVDEKVDDKATSLKMTRHQKRKIDETHVEQGHEELDAASLREHEEFTKVKNIAKIELGKYEIDTWYFSPFPPEYNDSAKLFFCEFCLNFMKRKEQLQRHMKKCDLKHPPGDEIYRCGTLSMFEVDGKKNKVYGQNLCYLAKLFLDHKTLYYDVDLFLFYILCECDDRGCHMVGYFSKEKHSEEAYNLACILTLPPYQRKGYGKFLIAFSYELSKKEGKVGTPERPLSDLGLLSYRGYWTRVLLEILKKHKSNISIKELSDMTAIKADDILSTLQSLDLIQYRKGQHVICADPKVLDRHLKAAGRGGLDVDVSKLIWTPYKEQG, from the exons ATGGGCTCGATGGAGCTGTCCACCGCGCCGGAGAACGGCACCGCCGCGGCCGCCGCGGCGTGCAACGGCGGGGCCGCCCCGGCGAACGGAGGGGTCGAGAGGAGGCTGAGATCCTCCGCCGCGTCCGCGTCCTGGGCGGCGCATCTGCCGCTGGAAGTGGGGACGCGCGTGATGTGCCGGTGGCGCGACCAGAAGCCCCACCCCGTCAAGGTCATCGAGCGCCGGAagtccgccgcctcctcctcccccgccGACTACGAGTACTACGTCCATTACACCGAGT TCAACAGGAGGTTGGATGAGTGGGTTAAACTTGAGCAACTTGATCTTGATACCGTCGAGGCTGATGTTGACGAGAAGGTAGACGATAAG GCAACAAGTTTGAAGATGACACGACACCAGAAACGTAAAATTGACGAAACACACGTGGAG CAAGGTCACGAGGAGCTTGATGCTGCTAGTTTGCGGGAGCATGAGGAGTTCACAAAGGTGAAAAATATAGCGAAGATAGAACTTGGGAAATATGAGATAGATACCTGGTATTTCTCTCCTTTCCCACCAGAGTACAATGACTCTGCGAAGCTGTTCTTCTGTGAGTTTTGCCTGAACTTCATGAAGCGCAAAGAACAGCTTCAGAGGCACATG AAGAAGTGTGATCTTAAGCATCCCCCGGGTGATGAAATCTACAGATGTGGAACTCTATCGATGTTTGAG GTTGATGGCAAGAAGAATAAGGTTTATGGACAGAACCTTTGCTATCTGGCCAAGCTATTCCTTGATCACAAAACACTCTACTACGATGTGGATTTGTTCTTGTTCTATATCCTGTGTGAATGTGATGACCGGGGATGCCATATGGTGGGATATTTCTCCAAG GAGAAGCACTCTGAGGAAGCTTATAATTTGGCCTGCATTCTCACTCTCCCTCCATACCAAAGAAAGGGTTATGGAAAGTTCTTGATTGCTTTCT CTTATGAGCTTTCTAAAAAGGAAGGTAAAGTGGGAACACCGGAGCGTCCTCTCTCAGATCTTGGTCTGCTCAGTTATAGAGGCTATTGGACTAGAGTACTTCTGGAAATTTTGAAGAAACATAAGAGCAACATATCTATTAAG GAGCTGAGCGACATGACGGCAATCAAAGCGGACGACATCTTGAGCACGCTGCAGAGCCTGGACCTGATCCAGTACCGGAAAGGGCAGCACGTCATCTGCGCAGACCCAAAGGTCCTCGACCGCCACCTCAAGGCCGCGGGACGGGGGGGCCTCGACGTCGACGTTAGCAAGCTGATCTGGACACCGTACAAAGAGCAAGGCTAA